In Bacteroidota bacterium, one DNA window encodes the following:
- a CDS encoding phospho-N-acetylmuramoyl-pentapeptide-transferase: protein MLYYLWNWINHAFAPPGGELIRFITFRSAMAAVSALAISLFIGPKIIERLRRLQISEQGKVEAPKNHLSKAGTPMMGGLIILFACLAPTLLWADIGNLYIIVIFISMAIMGGIGFLDDYLKVVKKKKKGLIARYKLMGQVAVGLLVGLTIMLAPGHFPEIATATTVPFFKNLVFEFGNVLYIPFVIFVITATSNAVNLTDGLDGLAAGTVSIAFIAVMALAYCTGNLSLSAYLNIPYLRGSGELTVFCAALIGASLGFLWFNANPAQVFMGDTGSLALGGALGTIMVLIKKEFVLPIVGGIFFLESLSVIAQTLYFKYTRKRFGEGKRIFKMAPLHHHFELCGWAEPKIVTRAYIVAILLAILMLTTFKVR, encoded by the coding sequence ATGCTGTACTATCTGTGGAATTGGATCAACCATGCGTTTGCGCCTCCGGGCGGTGAGCTCATCCGGTTCATCACGTTCCGCTCGGCAATGGCAGCGGTATCGGCACTGGCGATCAGTCTCTTCATTGGCCCGAAGATCATCGAACGACTTCGTCGCCTGCAGATCAGCGAGCAAGGGAAGGTCGAAGCGCCGAAAAATCATCTTTCAAAGGCGGGCACACCGATGATGGGCGGACTCATCATCCTCTTCGCTTGTCTTGCGCCGACACTCTTGTGGGCGGACATCGGCAACCTCTATATCATCGTGATCTTCATCTCGATGGCGATCATGGGCGGCATTGGGTTTCTTGATGACTACTTGAAAGTCGTCAAGAAGAAGAAAAAGGGACTCATCGCTCGCTACAAGCTCATGGGTCAAGTTGCAGTAGGGTTGTTGGTCGGTCTGACGATCATGCTCGCACCGGGACATTTCCCCGAGATCGCAACAGCGACAACAGTCCCGTTCTTCAAGAACCTCGTCTTCGAGTTCGGCAATGTACTTTACATTCCGTTCGTGATCTTCGTGATCACCGCGACATCGAATGCGGTGAATCTGACCGATGGCCTCGACGGACTTGCAGCCGGAACGGTCTCGATCGCATTCATTGCAGTCATGGCGCTGGCGTATTGTACCGGCAATCTTTCGCTCAGCGCATATCTGAACATCCCATACCTGCGGGGCTCGGGCGAACTAACAGTCTTTTGCGCCGCACTCATCGGCGCGTCGCTCGGCTTCTTGTGGTTCAATGCGAATCCGGCACAAGTGTTCATGGGCGATACAGGTTCGCTTGCGCTTGGCGGAGCGCTTGGGACGATCATGGTGTTGATCAAGAAGGAATTCGTGCTGCCGATCGTCGGTGGTATCTTCTTCCTCGAATCGCTCTCGGTGATCGCGCAAACGCTGTACTTCAAGTACACGCGCAAACGATTCGGCGAGGGCAAGCGCATCTTTAAGATGGCTCCGCTGCACCATCACTTCGAACTCTGCGGCTGGGCCGAACCCAAGATCGTTACGCGAGCATATATCGTCGCCATCCTGCTCGCCATTCTGATGCTGACCACGTTCAAAGTTCGTTAA
- a CDS encoding UDP-N-acetylmuramoyl-L-alanine--D-glutamate ligase, with amino-acid sequence MQLRGKRFTVLGAGKSGLASVRLLLKRRAKVFLSDAAPANKHAETIKELDELGVQYEFGGNTHLVLEADMIVKSPGVPNEAPILELARTKQIPIIGEIELAASVAEAPIVAITGTNGKTTATTLTGEIFKDAGWNTTVAGNIGTAFADVAENAVGEKAVNVLEVSSFQLDNINEFRPKVAAILNITPDHLDRYKNYEAYIQSKFRITENQRGHDIFVYNHDDEVVRSFADSLSIRTYGFSLNEQMKNGAFIENGEMIVRLGREREVVIATEKIGIPGPHNLMNAMAAVLIARSMGVEYESIRKTLERFKGVEHRIEFVRTLDGVSYYNDSKATNVDSVKYALQSFTQPIVLIAGGKDKGNDYKAIKELVKEHVKAIVTVGDGAAKLEKFFKDIVPLHPAGHSMEKAVELARAAASSGDVVLLSPACASFDMFDNYEHRGRVFKEIVSKLQ; translated from the coding sequence ATGCAACTACGCGGCAAACGCTTCACCGTACTCGGTGCGGGAAAGTCGGGTCTTGCCAGCGTGAGGTTACTCCTGAAACGCCGCGCGAAGGTATTCCTTTCGGATGCCGCGCCGGCGAACAAGCATGCCGAGACGATCAAAGAGCTTGACGAACTCGGCGTGCAATACGAGTTCGGCGGCAATACACATCTCGTGCTCGAGGCCGACATGATCGTCAAGAGTCCGGGCGTACCGAACGAAGCACCAATCCTCGAGCTTGCACGCACGAAGCAGATCCCGATCATCGGCGAGATCGAACTCGCCGCCAGCGTCGCCGAAGCGCCCATCGTTGCGATCACCGGCACCAACGGCAAGACAACTGCGACTACACTTACCGGCGAGATCTTCAAAGACGCCGGTTGGAATACAACCGTGGCCGGCAATATCGGCACCGCATTCGCCGATGTCGCGGAGAACGCCGTCGGCGAGAAAGCAGTGAATGTGCTTGAAGTATCAAGCTTTCAGCTTGACAATATCAACGAGTTTCGGCCGAAGGTCGCGGCCATTTTGAATATCACGCCCGATCATCTCGATCGCTACAAGAACTACGAGGCGTATATCCAATCGAAGTTTCGCATCACCGAGAACCAGCGCGGCCACGACATCTTCGTGTATAACCACGACGACGAAGTAGTTCGCAGCTTCGCCGATTCGCTCAGTATTCGCACCTACGGCTTCTCGCTCAACGAGCAAATGAAGAACGGAGCGTTCATCGAGAATGGCGAGATGATCGTCCGGCTCGGCCGCGAACGCGAGGTCGTGATCGCAACCGAGAAGATCGGCATTCCCGGCCCGCATAATCTGATGAATGCGATGGCGGCTGTGCTGATCGCCCGTTCGATGGGCGTAGAGTACGAAAGCATCCGAAAGACACTCGAGCGCTTCAAAGGTGTCGAGCATCGCATTGAGTTCGTTCGTACCCTCGACGGTGTTTCGTATTACAACGACTCGAAAGCGACGAACGTCGATAGCGTCAAGTATGCTCTGCAGAGCTTTACGCAGCCGATCGTACTCATCGCCGGTGGCAAAGACAAAGGCAATGACTACAAGGCCATCAAAGAACTCGTGAAAGAGCACGTCAAGGCGATCGTCACCGTCGGTGACGGCGCGGCAAAGCTCGAGAAGTTCTTCAAGGATATCGTCCCACTGCATCCGGCAGGACATTCGATGGAGAAGGCCGTCGAGTTGGCCCGCGCAGCGGCAAGCAGTGGTGATGTAGTGCTCCTATCACCCGCCTGCGCAAGCTTCGATATGTTCGATAACTACGAGCATCGGGGACGGGTGTTCAAGGAGATCGTTTCAAAACTGCAGTAG